A region of the Arachis hypogaea cultivar Tifrunner chromosome 15, arahy.Tifrunner.gnm2.J5K5, whole genome shotgun sequence genome:
aaatactattaaaacatattgttttaaaatttttagtaaaagtataataaatttgaacttttataaaattttgtattacTCTCGCACTTGAATTCACTTGTTAGCAAAAAAGGTAAAAAGCTCACTCTTTTTTAGTATTAATATACTCAATTCTACTAGATAACCGATTATGGATGCAGTCAACTACAATTAAttcgtaaaaaaaaaacccattaaaaaaaaaacagcaccACAATTTAAGAGTcattctaattttattattagaaaaaaaaaagacaatcataaaaaacaaaaagaattatctaaaatatttaaaattattaaaaaaaattatttaaaattttttcaattataataaaaagagTGCATTACTTTTGGATATTTAACAtccaaaacataagaaaaataaacatccaaaacaaaaaaaaagtacaaaaaacaaaaagaaacatccgAAACTTAACAAaaagaaacatttaaaattattgtaaaagATTATCCAAAACTCTTTCAACTATGATAAAGAAGAAATCATTTCTTTTAAATATAGAAACATTCAAAACCTAACAAAAGAGAcatatacaaaattattttaaaaaaattaaaaacataacaaaataagaCATCCAAAATTAGTAGGAAAAAAATCCGAAAACTAAGAAAAGAAACgtctaaaactattaaaaaacaaaatccaaaacctaaaaagaagaaacatccaaaacataagaaaaagaaacataaaaaacatATAATAAGAACACATCCGAAACCTagaaaaaagaaacatccaaaactagtaaaaaaaatcatctaaaaCTTAGAAGAACACAAAAACGACAGCGTTGCTCTCTCGAACAACCTGTGGCAGCGATAAATTATGAAACCAAACAAAATGTAACACAAAAAGTAGAGAGACGGCGAAAAGTCTGGCACGCGTGGCAGCAAGATCAGTTAGAAGGGTTGACAGCAAGAGTAGTTCGATGTGGAGGGTCCGACCGTGGCGAAGAGAAGAGTTGGGATTGGAGAAGGATGCGGTGGCGCATGAGGGGTGATGGATCCGGAGGGCACCCGAGAGGAATTACAGAGCGAGGTCGCCACGTCGTAGGGAGAGAAATTGGAGGGAGAGGTCGTGCTAGGAGTTGAGATTGGATGACGCGTGTTTCTGAACCTCCTAATTTTTTGGAATTTCAAAATTAGATTTGTTTTTAAAGTTTGTCAAATTAACTGCATGTAAAGTTGAGTACCTATATTTTCTCTAATAGACTAACAGTAGTACTACACTCCTAATTAGAGATGGCCAAAAACCCGCACCCTCAAATACTAGCGGGGATTATCCGCGATAGAGAGGCTAACGGAGATCGACAAAATTTTTGTGGGATAGGACCCACTCTTGCAAATAAATTGGGATGAGACGAGAATTGAGTTACTTGTCTCACAGAGATTATAaaattttcgtaaaaaaaaatttacttaaatatCCTTACATGTATAAGTTATATAAGTAACCctaatttactttattttaatttatatgttaaaaaatttatttgcatatgattattttaaatttatatttgaattgtatttgatttaatatattttgttaaattgtatagaattttattatgattatgttaaattttttttaaaaatatttaaaatttaatactcATAGATACTCCAAAATATAGCCTCTTTATAGAAAGAAATAAACGAAAATTCATGACAAAAATAAAGCAAAGCcagaaaatattttacaaaatgaaaatgaaaaacggaaaaaaatctcATAGAAATTTATTTTCATCCCTACTCCTATTTTTTCCTTTTGTACgttggaagaaaaaaaaattgagctACAACTAACAAAAGtggctaatatttttttatatgaaaacaattttagtataatatttaattattaaattttatggtGTTTGTCAAAATTTTGAGAACTTATAATTGATATATGAAAATACGCAAAGGCATATTATCCTGctaccaaaatttttaaaaataccaTAAAATCTAATACAGAGTATTCAAAATTTtactaatatctaaaaaataagcaAGAAAAAGTGATTGGACAAATAATCCAAATTTGTTACCGCGTTATGGCATTCAGAATGCGCGTCAATTGGATTTTCCTTTCAAGTGGCCTATAAATatgcttctctctctcttctccataaCAATATGtgtattcttcttcttcagttCATGCAAACTGTCGAGCAGTTCAAAGATAAAAGGTGCACTCACCAAAGATCAATGCCTCTCTTGCTAGTTGCTACTACTTAACTTTTCCACAAACCCCTTCCCTTCTTCTCCCCCTATTTTATCGTTCTTGTATTCGTACTTGTTCTTTTCCTCTTGACCAATCTCTTTTGTACCCTCATATCATTTTCTGACCACTTATACTTTCACCAATTATTTCTTGTTTTCACATGTCACTTGTATTGTTTTAATCTGttcctagtttttagtttttacccTTCCATTTCCCCATCCCGGTTCTTGCTGTAAAATTAGTTACATTAATCAAGTtcctaataatttaataatgcGACAGCCACAATTACAAATTACTAGTAGTTACTATGACTAACACAGGTATTAATTATTGCATTTGTTTTAGTCAATGCAGTTTGCAGAGGGAAACATGCCAGAGCCTTAAAGACAAAGCTCTCTCACCATTCCCACACAGCAACAACAGCATGAATGAACATTACAAGGCCCAATCTTAAACCATTTTTGTTCACACACACTCGCACACACTCTCTATCTTTGTTTCTCTCTCCTCACCGATATAAATTTCTGCAATACACCCGAACAAGTTCTCCCTTCCAACATTCCCATATCTCCCATAGACTGAGTAACCACCCAAAAGAAAAGAGGGAAAGAGAAACACAAATTTACTATAAGAAAATAGGGAAAATAGAAAGGGAAATACAGAACAAAAGATAGAgcaaaattaacatgaacaaacaactcaatttcagCTGGCTCTTTATCCTAATCCTCTTCTTATCAACATCACCATTTCTTCTCAGTGTAAgcacaaattttatttttctctaaatCCCATTCAAAAGTGTCAATCTTTTCACACTTACAAATCCTAACTCAACAATGGGTGTTCATTTCACCAATGCAGGTTTCCTCCGCCGCGGACGGCGGAGGCGGCGCCACCAACCCATTCACCCCGAAGGCCTCTCTGCTTCGCTATTGGGACAAGGAGATCCGCAACAACCTCCCGAAGCCAAACTTCCTCCTCTCAAAGGCGTCCCCGTTAACCGCCGTAGACGCAGCCGCATTCTCAAAACTCGCCGGCTCCGGAGGCGGAATCGCACTCTCTACGCGCCTCCCGGAGTTCTGCGCCGCCGCGAACCTCCTCTGCTTCCCGGACCTTGGAGCCTCGCTCGAGAAGCACGACAAGGACGCCAACTTCGCCGGCTACGGAGACAAGAACTTCACCAACTACGGAACAAGTCGACCCGGTGGTTCCGACGCGTTCAAGAAGTACTCCGACGACGCCAACATCCCCGTCAACGACTTCCGCCGCTACGGCCGCGACTCCGCCGGCCATTCCGAGAGTTTCAGCAGCTACGCCACCGACGGCAATGTTGTCGATCAATCCTTCCACACCTACGGCTCCAGCGCCGCAGGAGGAGGCGGTGATTTCCGCGGCTATGCCTCCGGTGTCAACGTCCCTAACCTGGGGTTCACATCCTACTCTGATCACGCCACCGGAAGAACCCAATCCTTCAATTCATACTCAGAAAACGGCAATGCTGGACAACAATCCTTCACCTCTTATGGCAAAAACGGGAACAAACCCGAGAACACGTTCACAGGGTACGGAACTGAGTCCAACGTTGTCGGGTCCGGGTTCTCTAACTATGCTGAAACCGCCAACGCCGGCAACGACACGTTCAAAGGGTACGGCGTGAATATGAACAACCCAACCAACACTTTCTCAAACTACGCCAGCGGCGGAAACGGCGCCGTGGAGAGCTTCACCACCTACAGAGAGCAATCCAATGTGGGTGCAGATTCTTTCACCTCTTACGCCAAAGGCACCAACGCCGCCAAAGTGGAGTTCAGCAACTACGGAAAATCGTTCAACGAAGGAACTGACACGTTCTCAGGCTACGGAAAAGGTTCCACCGGAAAAACCGAGGTTGGGTTCACTGGCTATGGAGTCAACAACACCTTCAAGGATTACACAAAAGACGGAATGTCATTCGCGAGGTACACGAATGTGAGTTCTGGTTCTGGTTTGGGTTCTTCTCTAGTGAAAACGAAGGATTCTGGTATCAGTGGCAGTTTGGTAAATAAGTGGGTAGAACCGGGCAAATTCTTCAGAGAGAAGATGATAAAGGAAGGTACCGTGATGCCCATCCCTGACATTAGGGATAAAATGCCTAAAAGGTCGTTTTTACCCCGGACCTTATTGTCGAAACTACCCTTCTCTACTTCTAAGATCCCTGAACTGAAGCAGATTTTCAAAGCCTCAGACAACGGTtccatggagaagatgatgagaGAGTCATTGCAAGAGTGCGAGAGGGTCCCATCGCCCGGGGAAACGAAACGGTGCGTTGGATCGGTGGAGGACATGATCGACTTTGCAACTTCGGTTTTGGGTCGGAACGTTGCGGTTCGGTCAACCCTGAACGTAAACGGGTCGAAGAAGAATGTGTTGGTGGGTAAGGTTATTGGGATCAATGGTGGAAGGGTCACGCAGTCTGTGTCGTGTCATCaaagtttgtttccttatttgttGTATTATTGCCATTCGGTTCCGAAGGTTCGGGTTTACGAAGTGGATCTACTTGACCCAAAAAGTAAGGATAAGATTAACCACGGTATTGCTATATGTCACTTGGATACTTCGGCTTGGAGCCCCACTCATGGTGCATTCCTTTCTCTTGGGTCGGGTCCGGGTCGGATTGAAGTTTGTCATTGGATCTTTGAGAATGACATGACTTGGACCATTGCTGATTGAGTGAAAAGGAGTTGATAAAATGTGTGAAGAGtatggagaagaacaaaaatttctGCTATGAAAGTTTAGcaggaaaattatatttttaagtatttatggtttttattttgttaaatttttttttggatatttttagatttGACAGAAAAGTTTAAATTATGTTTCCTTACATCTGGAAGAAGGTATATttataagattattattattattattactcaaagacagttattattgttattattataagctTCAGCTTCTCTCAAGTTATTAGGCCTTTACCTCAAATATTTGAGGCAATGAATGGAGCAATGCTATTTTTATATTTCCTAAGTGACtactattttgaatttgattatgCACTTTTCAGTGATTGTGTTTGATTCACAGGTTTGGTACTGTTAcaattattagtgagtttttgTTTGCGGAAGGGGCATTGATTAGAACACACTAGAAGAGTCCATGAAGAGACAAAATGAAACATGATCCAGATTGTGCATGTTGATAATTTTGAGAGGGAGAAGGGAAGCGAAGGGTTGAAGGGAGAAGAATTTGGAGGGGACGCGTAAAATTGGAATTTCCACAAATATACAAAGCCATGTGAACTTGAAAGGATGAGGTGGTCCTTTAGACACCCAAAACATGCTCTTGTATTGGTGTGGCAAAGTTCACGAGACAGCTATTCTTGCCCAATGTCCAAACCAAGTgctacaaaaaatttaataataataataagggttaATACTTAAATTCGTCCCTAAAAGATCATTCATTCTTTAAATTAGTTCTCAAatgatttttttagttatattaatttccgaaagataaaatataagttaaattagTCCTTCCATTAGTTGAATGAtaacgtgtcacgttaagtgccacatgtcacaagatgattggttgacgtgtcaggttagtgacacgtggcatgtcacttgacatataaaaaagttttttataatcaaaatagtcctttaAAGTCCACATGTAAAtcattttcattcttaaaattttaaaaattaatcaaattagtccttatataattttttataatattaaatttaaaatattttttgatattactaattttaatattattttttaaaccttaataaataaaattctctttacataaaataataaaaataattaaatttttataaagttattttgtcatttgtattttaaaattttacatttttaaattgtaattttttatgtaaatttttttatttaaatgagtttatcaaattattgttgattatatatttaaaaattaatattttaaattttattaaataatatagtaattattttaaattttaaatcttttaaatttttaaaattataatttttattattgcttaatttatatagtaaaactcaataattgaaaaactgATTTGTGGAATCActttttaaatcttaatattctaatatatttttttaaatatttcatttaaaacacaaggaattttattttaatacgaaacatatctatttatataatgtACTAGTGAGAAGTAGCCTGTATTATACATAGGTATAATGTTTCctatttcattttatctcattgatttgtgaaattaaaagaaaaattatataatctatttCAAACAtataaaatacacaaaaatttattatgatcttTGCACGTATTACGCTTAAGAAGCAATTCATttagcatataataataataataataataataataataataataataataataataataataataataataataataataataataataataataataataattaagcaacaaattttaatattt
Encoded here:
- the LOC112750021 gene encoding polygalacturonase 1 beta-like protein 3, producing MNKQLNFSWLFILILFLSTSPFLLSVSSAADGGGGATNPFTPKASLLRYWDKEIRNNLPKPNFLLSKASPLTAVDAAAFSKLAGSGGGIALSTRLPEFCAAANLLCFPDLGASLEKHDKDANFAGYGDKNFTNYGTSRPGGSDAFKKYSDDANIPVNDFRRYGRDSAGHSESFSSYATDGNVVDQSFHTYGSSAAGGGGDFRGYASGVNVPNLGFTSYSDHATGRTQSFNSYSENGNAGQQSFTSYGKNGNKPENTFTGYGTESNVVGSGFSNYAETANAGNDTFKGYGVNMNNPTNTFSNYASGGNGAVESFTTYREQSNVGADSFTSYAKGTNAAKVEFSNYGKSFNEGTDTFSGYGKGSTGKTEVGFTGYGVNNTFKDYTKDGMSFARYTNVSSGSGLGSSLVKTKDSGISGSLVNKWVEPGKFFREKMIKEGTVMPIPDIRDKMPKRSFLPRTLLSKLPFSTSKIPELKQIFKASDNGSMEKMMRESLQECERVPSPGETKRCVGSVEDMIDFATSVLGRNVAVRSTLNVNGSKKNVLVGKVIGINGGRVTQSVSCHQSLFPYLLYYCHSVPKVRVYEVDLLDPKSKDKINHGIAICHLDTSAWSPTHGAFLSLGSGPGRIEVCHWIFENDMTWTIAD